The following are from one region of the Channa argus isolate prfri chromosome 6, Channa argus male v1.0, whole genome shotgun sequence genome:
- the ube4a gene encoding ubiquitin conjugation factor E4 A: MTDQGNNNQNISCNPFAALFSSLADAKQFASGQTAQQTSAEPPLEDSGESQSESENSVSDSIDDNDDSVAEISRSFRSRQELCEQLNVNHMIQRIFLITLDNSDPSLRGGNGIPHRCVYLEEMAADLDGQDWLDMDNIEQALFNRLLLPEPGNHLIYMTSCSTVNLSADRDAGEKCAIPYLFACYQRAKEEVTKVPEKLLSFALRCKNLTVSNTRTVLLTPEIYISQNVYEQLLDLLLEGFSSTHPEEVIEFVEEVIIGLLSDQEVRTFEEVIVPVFDIFQGRVKDLDLCQPIFYSYLDVLLYFSHNKDTAKVLVEHIQPKDPANGLHYQKTLLGAVLSISCLLKTPGVVEGHGYFLNPSRSSAQETKMQEASIHQFMGQFHDKLHQILKNLLQRSGETRHLLLSWLGNCLQANAGRAKIWANQMPEIFFQMYASDAFFLNLGAALLKLCQPFCKPRSPKLLSFNPTYCTLKELSEEERRNRNVHARGLDKETCLIPVPPQQPVESAQSYSLLTENLILTQLSLHLGFHRLHEQMVKMNQSLHRLQVTWQEAQRTGNPMSEQLLEQFERLMIVYLSIKAATTQPAVLQCCLNLQASTAALLVQLGMGNQGPEHVALSFPLPSLQNTMLCYIPEFLAENLGDFFIFLRRFADSVLESSAESLEQILNFITVFMGNVERMRNPHLRAKLAEVLEAVMPHMEPVAPGVPQPIVFQRELAFCSYRHAAQLAEALITVFVDIEFTGDPHQFEQKFNYRRPMYPILKYMWSKDNYRESVKHLANYASENLEAMNPPLFLRFLNLLMNDAIFLLDEAIQYLSKIKILQLERDRGEWEALAPDARREKESSLQMFGQLGRFHNIMSNETIGTLAFLTSEIKGIFVHPFLAERIISMLNYFLQHLVGPKMGALKVKDFSEFDFKPQQLVSDICTIYLNLGDAENFCATVPKDGRSYSPTLFSQTVRVLKKINKPGEMIVAFGLLADKIKSHADRQQQEEETYSDAPDEFLDPIMSTLMLDPVLLPSSNVTVDRSTIARHLLSDQTDPFNRSPLTMDQIRPNEELKQQILQWLDRHKQEGLQLGPSNSLQIKDFLLQANTSEKHC, from the exons ATGACTGACCAGGGCAACAACAACCAGAATATCTCCTGCAACCCCTTTGCTGCCCTCTTCAGCTCCCTGGCTGATGCCAAGCAGTTTGCATCAGGCCAAACAGCACAACAAACGTCTGCTGAACCACCAT TGGAGGATTCAGGAGAGAGCCAATCAGAGTCGGAAAATTCTGTGTCAGACAGCATAGATGATAATGACGACTCTGTGGCAGAGATCAGCCGCTCCTTCCGATCTCGACAGGAGTTGTGTGAACAACTCAATGTCAATCACATGATCCAGAGAATATTTCTCATCACACTGGATAACA GTGATCCAAGCCTGAGGGGAGGTAATGGGATTCCTCATCGCTGTGTGTACCTGGAGGAGATGGCTGCAGATCTGGATGGACAGGACTGGCTGGACATGGACAACATAGAGCAG GCTTTGTTTAACCGTCTGCTGCTGCCTGAGCCAGGAAATCACCTCATCTACATGACATCATGCAGCACTGTTAACTTGTCTGCTGACCGTGATGCTGGAGAGAAATGTGCCATCCCTTATCTTTTTGCTTGTTACCAGAGAGCCAAGGAAGAG GTTACTAAGGTACCAGAGAAGTTACTGTCATTTGCTCTTCGCTGTAAGAACTTGACAGTTTCCAATACACGGACAGTTCTGCTAACCCCAGAGATCTACATCAGCCAGAATGTGTATGAACAGCTTCTGGACCTGCTGCTGGAAGGTTTCAGTAGTACAC ACCCAGAGGAAGTGATTGAGTTTGTCGAGGAGGTCATTATTGGCCTGCTCTCTGACCAGGAGGTGCGTACCTTTGAGGAGGTGATAGTACCAGTGTTTGATATCTTCCAGGGGCGCGTCAAAGACTTGGACCTCTGTCAACCTATTTTTTACTCCTACCTGGATGTTCTCCTTTATTTCAGCCACAATAAAGATACTGCTAAG GTATTGGTGGAACACATTCAGCCCAAAGACCCAGCTAATGGTTTGCACTATCAGAAGACTCTGCTAGGTGCAGTATTGAGTATATCCTGCTTGTTAAAAACCCCAGGTGTTGTGGAAGGACATGGATACTTCCTGAACCCCTCTCGTTCCAGTGCCCAGGAAACAAAAATGCAGGAGGCCAGTATCCACCAG TTTATGGGCCAGTTTCATGACAAGCTGCACCAAATCTTGAAAAACTTGCTGCAGCGATCGGGTGAGACGCGCCACCTGCTGCTCTCTTGGTTGGGCAACTGTTTGCAGGCTAATGCTGGCCGAGCCAAGATATGGGCAAATCAGATGCCAGAGATCTTCTTCCAGATGTATGCCTCAGATGCGTTCTTCTTAAATCTGGGTGCAGCTCTGCTGAAGCTGTGTCAGCCCTTTTGCAAGCCACGTTCGCCCAAGCTGCTTTCCTTCAACCCCACTTACTGCACCCTTAAAGAGCTGAGTGAAGAAGAGAGACGTAATCGAAATGTGCATGCACGAG GTCTCGACAAAGAAACCTGTCTTATCCCAGTTCCCCCTCAGCAGCCGGTGGAGTCTGCTCAGTCCTACAGCCTCTTGACTGAAAACCTAATCCTCACACAACTTAGCCTGCATCTTGGATTTCACAG ACTCCATGAGCAGATGGTAAAGATGAACCAGTCTCTCCATCGGCTTCAGGTGACTTGGCAGGAGGCCCAGCGGACAGGCAACCCAATGTCGGAGCAGCTCCTGGAGCAGTTTGAGCGTCTGATGATTGTTTATCTGTCAATCAAAGCTGCCACTACGCAGCCTGCTGTGCTGCAATGCTGCCTTAACCTACAAGCTtccactgctgctctgctggtTCAGCTTGGTATGGGAAACCAGGGGCCTGAACATGTAGCACTCAGTTTCCCCCTGCCCTCCCTACAGAATACAATGCTCTGCTATATACCAG AGTTTTTGGCAGAGAACTTGGGAGATTTTTTCATCTTTCTGCGGCGATTTGCAGACAGTGTTTTAGAGTCTTCTGCAGAAAGTTTGGAGCAGATCCTTAACTTTATCACTGTCTTCATGGGCAATGTAGAGAG AATGAGGAACCCACACTTAAGAGCAAAGCTTGCAGAAGTCTTAGAGGCAGTGATGCCCCATATGGAGCCAGTGGCTCCTGGTGTACCTCAGCCAATCGTGTTCCAGCGAGAGTTAGCCTTCTGCTCTTACAGACATGCAGCTCAGCTGGCTGAAGCCCTCATTACTGTGTTTGTAGACATCGAATTCACAG gtGATCCTCATCAGTTTGAACAGAAATTCAACTACAGAAGGCCCATGTATCCTATCCTCAAGTATATGTGGAGCAAAGATAACTATAGAGAAAGTGTCAAG caTTTGGCAAACTATGCATCTGAGAACCTGGAGGCCATGAATCCCCCTCTGTTCCTCAGGTTTCTCAACTTACTGATGAATGATGCCATATTTTTACTGGATGAAGCTATTCAG TACTTGAGCAAAATTAAGATTCTGCAACTGGAGCGGGATAGAGGAGAGTGGGAGGCCCTGGCACCCGATGCTCGAAGAGAGAAGGAGTCAAGCCTTCAGATGTTTGGACAGCTGGGTCGCTTCCACAACATCATGTCCAATGAGACCATTGGAACACTGGCCTTCCTCACCTCAG aaatcaagggaaTCTTTGTGCACCCTTTCTTGGCTGAAAGGAtcatctccatgctgaactactTCCTGCAGCACCTGGTGGGTCCTAAAATGGGTGCCCTTAAAGTCAAGGACTTCAGTGAGTTCGACTTTAAGCCCCAGCAGCTCGTTTCTGATATCTGCACCATCTACCTGAACCTGGG TGATGCGGAGAATTTCTGTGCCACAGTACCAAAAGATGGGAGATCGTACTCCCCCACCCTCTTCTCCCAGACAGTTAGGGTACTAAAGAAGATTAACAAACCTGGGGAGATGATTGTGGCTTTTGGACTCCTTGCCGATAAAATAAAG tctcatgcagacagacagcaaCAGGAAGAGGAGACCTATTCAGATGCTCCTGATGAATTTTTGGACCCCATCATGTCCACTCTGATGCTGGATCCCGTTCTTCTCCCTTCTTCTAATGTAACAGTAGACCGCTCAACTATAGCAAGACATCTCCttag TGACCAGACAGACCCTTTCAACCGCAGCCCTCTAACCATGGATCAGATCAGGCCCAACGAGGAACTCAAACAGCAGATTTTACAGTGGCTGGATAGACACAAACAGGAGGGGCTGCAGCTGGGACCGA GTAACAGTTTACAAATCAAGGACTTCTTACTCCAAGCAAACACTAGTGAAAAACATTGTTAG
- the si:ch211-235m3.5 gene encoding BICD family-like cargo adapter 1 isoform X2, giving the protein MNVSASLKDICPDPLEVQEKLNLDKRCYLGLDSSRGRKWRKCLAARHQTRVTLDSVWQQQPEKKVLEKETVENSSMSDTAAFAGRITLPVAAMEVERAMSSELQALKQSLQQKGSNNRPQDEELISAMKEQVLRLTQKEQVLEERLASVCEENAGLKASLASLNRSLALQEELNQQHSQQLSEAWQEVEAARGRSQQLQAQVEELEEEVSLQEGRSHGDTSLLSELESSLETVGLGISKEEIRREMGSILQLLLPLTQEPNSSGTSEVVDQPEDLQAILQRLKGVAQTLVQTSRPQNIQLRQENAQVKKNLQSVQERAETVQQAIRDRDNAIAKKNQMEAELVRSKNDMMSLNNQLLEAIQRKLELSQELEAWQDDIQIIINQQLRSQQQSEYPQKKPISNGTSFFGRPSRTASTWTSQSSSSSSSSSTWSSETNQDKSQSPWRDWLRRGKGAQYGK; this is encoded by the exons ATGAATGTCTCTGCCAGCCTGAAGGACATTTGCCCAGACCCCCTTGAAGTTCAGGAAAAACTTAATTTAGATAAAAGGTGTTATCTTGGGTTGGACAGTTCAAGGgggaggaagtggagaaaatgtTTGGCTGCCAGGCACCAGACACGGGTAACTCTGGACTCTGTGTGGCAGCAACAGCCAGAGAAGAAAGTATTGGAGAAAGAGACAGTGGAAAACAGCTCCATGTCTGATACTGCCGCTTTTGCAGGGCGTATAACATTGCCTGTTGCG GCAATGGAGGTGGAGAGGGCCATGTCCAGTGAGCTGCAGGCTCTAAAACAGTCGCTCCAACAAAAAGGAAGCAACAACAGGCCACAGGATGAGGAGCTGATCAGTGCCATGAAGGAGCAG GTGTTGAGACTCACCCAGAAAGAGCAGGTGCTAGAGGAGCGTTTGgcaagtgtgtgtgaagaaaatGCAGGGCTGAAGGCAAGTTTGGCCTCCTTAAATCGAAGTCTGGCTCTGCAAGAGGAACTCAACCAGCAGCACAGCCAGCAG ctATCCGAGGCGTGGCAGGAGGTGGAGGCAGCACGGGGTCGCTCGCAGCAGCTGCAGGCCCAAGTGGAGGAACTTGAGGAGGAGGTGTCTCTGCAGGAAGGCAGGAGCCACGGGGACACCTCCCTACTGTCAGAACTGGAGAGCAGCCTGGAGACAGTAGGACTTGGCATCAGCAAAGAAGAG ATAAGACGAGAAATGGGCTCGATCCTTCAGTTACTGCTCCCACTTACGCAAGAACCAAACAGCTCAGGGACATCAGAGGTCGTTGATCAACCGGAGGACCTGCAGGCCATACTGCAGCGGCTAAAGGGAGTGGCCCAAACCCTGGTACAGACATCTAGGCCTCAG AATATCCAGCTACGACAAGAAAACGCTCAAGTGAAGAAGAACCTGCAGAGTGTACAGGAACGAGCCGAAACTGTCCAACAAGCcataagagacagagataatgCCATAGCCAA aaaaaaCCAAATGGAGGCCGAGTTAGTAAGAAGTAAAAATGACATGATGTCTCTGAACAACCAGTTATTAGAAGCCATTCAACGTAAACTGGAGCTGTCACAGGAACTGGAGGCCTGGCAG GATGATATCCAGATCATCATCAACCAGCAGCTCAGATCCCAGCAGCAGTCGGAGTATCCTCAAAAGAAGCCCATCTCCAATGGCACATCATTCTTTGGCAGGCCCAGCAGGACAGCCTCCACCTGGACCAGccagtcctcctcctcctcctcttcctcctccacttgGAGTTCAGAAACTAATCAGGACAAAAGCCAGTCCCCCTGGAGGGACTGGTTAAGACGGGGCAAAGGGGCACAGTATGGCAAATAA